The following DNA comes from Synechococcus sp. CC9616.
AGATTCTTGATCAGTCCGTTGCGGACATGCAGTCCGATCTGGTCAAGCTGAGACAGGCGGTGGCTTTGGCGATTGCCAGCCAAAAGCGCTTGCGAAATCAGGCTGAACAGGCCGAAAGTCAGTCCAAAACCTGGTACGAACGCGCTGAGCTGGCCCTCAAAAAAGGGGAGGAGGATCTGGCCAGAGAGGCTCTGACCCGTCGCAAGACATTTCAGGAGACGGCCACCTCGCTGACGGCGCAGGTCCAGGCTCAGGACGGTCAGGTGGAAACCCTGAAGAAGAGCCTGGTTTCCCTTGAGGGCAAAATCGCCCAGGCCAAGACCAAGAAGGACATGCTCAAGGCCCGCGCCGAGGCGGCGAAGGCCCAGCAGCAGCTGCAGAGCGCCGTTGGCAACATCGGAACCGACTCCGCCATGGCCGCGTTTGAGCGGATGGAGGACAAGGTTGAGCAGATGGAGGCCACTGGACAGGCCGCCGCCGAATTGGCGGGAGCCGATCTCGAGAGTCAGTTCGCGGCCTTGGAAGGCGGAAGCGATGTCGACAACGAACTCGATGCCTTGCGTCAACAGCTCAAAGGGGGGCCAGAAGCAGTCGCCCTGCCAGCAGCCGAGAGCAGTGAAGAGGTCAAGGCCGTCAAGGTGGAGGAGGTCGACGCCGATCTTGAGGATCTCAAGAGATCCATCGACAAGCTTTGAATCGGGTCTTCAGAGCTCTCAGCACTCCATAGGATCAAGGGGTCTGACTGAAAGACCCTTGGCTGGAGCCGTCTCCGATTTCACTGATTCAGGATTCGATCAGGAGGTGCTCAAGGCCTCCGGCACCGTTCTTGTTGATTTCTGGGCGTCCTGGTGCGGACCCTGCAGATTGATGGCACCCCTGATGGACTGGGCTGCTGAGACCTACGGCGATCGTCTCTCCGTGGGCAAGCTCGAAGTGGACGGCAATCCCACAACCCGTGATCAATATCAGGTGCAAGGGATCCCCACATTGATGCTGTTCCGTGATGGTGAGGAGCTTGCCCGCCATGAGGGAGCCATTGCGAAGCCTCAGCTTCAGGCCTTCCTGGATGCGCATCTCTAATCGTCTTGAGGCTCTTGGCAACGGTGTGTTCGCCCGAACAGACGAGCACAAACGTCTGTATCGACGCAGCGCACAGCACGGCATCGTTCCAGAGCTGATTGATCTTTCGCTCGGATCCTCCGATCTGCCCCCGCCAGCTCAGGTTCTGCAAGCGATGGCCGAGTCGATCCATCGGCCTGACACATCCTCGTATTGCCTCCACGCCGGTACGGCACCGTTTCGTCAGGCCGTTGCGGCCTGGTGTCAGCGCCGATTTGACGTCGCGGTCGATCCAGAACGGCAAGTGCAGCTGTTGATCGGCTCTCAGGAAGGGACGGCTCATCTGCCCCTCGCGATCCTCAATCCAGGCGATCAAGCGTTGATGCTTGATCCCAGCTATCCATCTCACCGCGGCGGTCTTGTCCTCGCAGGTGCTGAGGTCAACAGCCTTCGCCTTGATCACGACACGTCATGGCTGCCACAGCTTGATCGACTCCCTCTCAGTACCTGGGAGCGCATCAAGTTGTTCGTTCTCGGCTACCCCCATAACCCCACGGCCCGGGTCGGAAACCAGGCTTTACTGGATCAGATCATGGCGCTGGGTTGTCGTCATGACGTGGTGATTGCCAACGACAATCCCTATGTGGATCTGGCACTCGAGGGACAGGCTCCAACCCTGTTGCACAGTCCAGGCTGGCGTGAGCGAGGAATCGAATTCTTTTCCCTGTCGAAGGGTTGGTGCCTGGGAGGATTCAGGCTTGCCTTCGCGGTTGGAGCCGAACCTTTGATCTCTGCGCTGCGGCAACTGAAAGGCGTTGTTGATTTCAACCAATCCCTCGCCCTTCAGGAGGGCGCCATCTGCGCGCTTGAGGCGTGTCCGCAATGGCCGGAGCAGCTCCGGGACACCTATCGCGAGCGGCGTGACGGGGTCATCTCCTCTTTCCTGGCCCAAGGCTGGCGCGCGCCGATGCCGGAGGTTGGGATGTACGTCTGGATGCCGTTGCCAGCGCGGGCCGTTGAGCTTGGCTGGAGTGATGAGCGATGCGCGTCGGAACTCCTTGAGCGCAGTGGTGTTGCGTTGACTCCTGGCTCCGGTTTCGGGGCCGGTGGCAGCGGCTGGTTGCGAATGGCGCTGGTTCGTCCTCTGACGGAGCTTCGCCAGGCCGTGACACGTCTTGTTGATGCGCATGATGCACTGGCCTGAGCCTGGCTCTGGCGGCGGCAGGTTGATGGCGGCCTACCGACAATTGGCCGGGCCAGAGGCTGAACCATGGCTCGTTCGCCGGGTTCCCGTCTGTGCCAGCACGGAACCCCTTCTCGCTAGATGGTTGCAGCGTTCCGCCGGGCTGGACCGCCCCTTTGCCATCGTGGCCCGGCATCAGAGAAAGGCCACCGGGCAGCGAGGACGGGTGTGGCTGGCCCCGCCGGGGGGGCTGTGGGTCAGTGCCGCACTGCCCTGGGAAGGGAGACCCGCCGCCAGTGCAGGGCTGCTGGGTCTTTCTGTCGTGGCGGCCATGGCGGAATGCCTGGAGCAGCGTGGTTTGCCCGTCCGCATCAAATGGCCGAACGACCTGCTGGTTGAGGGGCGCAAGTTGGCCGGAGTGCTGCCGCGTCTGGTTCATCGCGGCTCGCGCTTGCGTCAGGTTCGCATCGGCTTCGGGATGAATGTGGCCAACCCTGTGCCGCCGGAGGGCATCGCTCTGAAGAGATTGCTCGGGCCAGCGCACCATGGGGTTGAGCGCTGGGGCGCCGAATTGCTGCTGGCCTTCGACCGCTGCATGCGCCGAGCTAGCGACGGCAGTTGGTGTCTTGCCGAGATTGAACAACGGCTTTGGAGTGATCGGATTTCTGATCCGAAGGACAACAGGATCTGGATGATTGAGGGTCTGGCTCCGGATGGCGCTCTGCGCTTGCGTCATGGCACCAAAACGTGCAGCTGGCGCCGATGGCCCTGAACAGGTCGATTTGTGCTTTAGTCCATCTGGATTTCGTTTTGCAACGTGCTGCGCTGGTTGTCCCTTACCTGGTTGCTGGCTGTTCCCCTCGCTCCGATTGAGCCCGGTCACAGTCAGCTGCAGCCAGCACAACCTCCAGAGCGCTTCGATGACAGGCTCAAGGATCTTGAGGTGCAACAGCCGAAATCACTGGGTCTGACGCCCCAGGATCTCGACAAGCTTGAGGATGAGCGTGTCATCACGCCTCAGGAACGGGACTTGAACGGCCGCGATGCCCTGGTCCGCCCGGTTGATGTTCCAGCTGTGCAACGGGCCTGCCAGGAAGGTGCACTGTCCCAGAAGGAGTGTTCCTCCGGCGTCGTGCGGCAGGTCAGACCAGGGCGCAGAAACCCCAGGGTTGAGGTTGAGGGGATGGCAGGAACCCAGCCGAGCCCGGGCGATGGCCCATCTACTCCAACAACATCACCGTTGACCGTCCCGGTGTCAGCGCTGATCGGGGCTGACAACAGATTCCGTTTGCAGTCGGTCTTCTCGGTCACGCCGAGGCCACTACCGAAGCTGGGCAACGGTGATCGCAAGCTGTTGTTTCCAGTCGTGGGCGAAGCGTTCACCAGCAGTGGATTTGGCTGGCGTCTTCACCCTGTGGTCGGCACCTGGTTGATGCATGCAGGCCGTGATTTCGCAGCACCTGAGGGTGCTCCAGTTGTGGCATCTCTCTCCGGAAAGGTTGTGAGCAGTGGATTGGCAGGGGGCTATGGGATCACGGTGGTTCTGGAGCACAACAATCCGAAGCGGCGAACCTTGTATGGCCATCTTTCAGAGATCTATGTGAAAGCCGGGCAGACCGTTCAGCAGGGCGAAGTGATCGGCCGCGTCGGCAGCACCGGCCTGAGCACCGGCCCCCATCTCCATTTCGAGTTGCGTCGTCCTCAGGGAGATGGTTGGGTTGCCATCGATCCCCAGGATCTGGACATGAGTCCCCTGATCGACACCATGACGGCACAGGGGGATGATCCCGTCTCAATCCTGATGGCCCAATTGCTTCGATCCTTGGAACGTCCTGGCGATGTCAGGACGACTCCTCCCGCAGGATGAATCCCACACCGCGAATGGTGTGAATCAAGGGCGTTGTGGTTTTGTTCTCGATCTTCTGCCTTAGATATCGGATGTAAACGTCGAGCAGGTTGTCGTCTCCGTAAAAGTTTTCTCCCCAGACTCCCGACATGATTTCTGAGCGCTCCAGAACCCGGCCGGCGCCTCGCATCAAAAAGTTCAACAGCTCATATTCCTTGACGGATAGGTGAATCGTTCGGCCATCACGGGAGACATCTCTCGTGCGGGTATCCATGACCAGGTCAGCGACCTGCAGCCGCTCTGGCTGACCATCCGGCCCCGAGGCTGCAGAAAAGGATTCGGCTCGACGGCGCATGGCTCTGAGTCGTGCCATCAGCTCGTCGATTGAAAATGGCTTGATCAGATAGTCATCCACCCCGGCATCCAGGGCCTTGACCCGATCGGTGATTTCGTCATGGCCCGTGAGCATCAGGATCGGCGTTGTCACGCCTCCTGCCCGGATGCGCTGGCAGATGTCGATTCCACTGAAGTCCGGCAGATTCCAGTCGAGGATGATGAGATCCGGCACGGGCTCCGTTCGGGAACGGATCAGTCCGCCAGCTCCATCGCTGGCGATGTCAACGTCATAGCCCTCAACGTCAAGCTCAAGCCTGAGCAGTTCGGTCAGTTTCGCTTCGTCGTCCACCACGAGAACGCGGAGGCGTGGCTGCAACTCAGAAGCCATCAAGACGTCGAACCTTTCTGCAGCTTAGGCAGCAGCCTCAACCGTTTCTAGTCTCAGGTGAGCGAAGCGTAGACAACATCGATGTCCCAATCCTGGTCGGTTGAAGCGATCGGTCGACTGCGTGAACAGCAGGATCTTCCCTTCGTGCGTGCCGATTCGAATGGATTGGTGATGGAGGTCAATCAGCGTTTCCGCGACATCTATGGATGGTCGGATGCCGATCTTCTTGGTCAATCGCTCGGCTTGATACTGCCTCCGTCCTTCCGCGATTCCCACCATGCAGGTTTCGCCCGCTTCAAGCTCACAGAGGTGTCAAGGGTGCTGAACCATCCCCTGAAGCTGGCGACCTATTGCGCCGATGGTCGGGCGATTGAAAGTGAGCATTTCATCGTTGCCGAAAAGCATGGTGACGGCAGCTGGTCCTTCGCGGCGACCTTGCGACCGCTGTCGTGAACTCCCCGTCTCCTGCCCCTGAATCCGTCTCCGAACCAGCTCTGGTTCAACAGCTGAGACAGTCCCTCGGGATGTTGCAGGTTGCCTTTGATGCCGCTGTCGAATCGATGTTGATCATCGATGGCGATCGACGGGTTCACTGGGCAAATCAGTCTTCAGCGACCTTGCTGGTGGATGGTGTGCCCATTCAGGTGATGAATCGTTGCCTGGATGCCCTGATGACGCTTCATCTGCCGGGGGGAACATCGATTCAGCAGGATCACCCTCTGCATCCCTCCCAGCCCTTGCCGCTCAAGGAAGGCGAGGAATGCCTTGAACTGACTCTCAGCTCTGGGGTCCGCACCACAGCCCGACAGTTGCGTTGGCAACCGGTTGCCATTCTGCAGGCCAAGGATCATCTGTTGATCACCATCCGTGATCTCAGCCCTGAGCAGAAGGCCTTGCTGCAGCAACAGCGCTTCATGACGGATCTCACCCACGAGCTGAGAACGCCGCTCACGATCATTTCGGGGAGTCTCAAGCGCCTCAGGCGTGACAGCGATCCGCATCAGCGAGCTCATAGACATCTGATCCGCGCCGAGGAAGAAACCCTTCGGATTCACCGTCTTCTCGAGAACCTGTCACTGATGACCCAGCTGGAGGTTGACCCCGCCTGGCTTGGAGCCCGGGTACAGCCTCTCCTGCCCGTGCTTCGCCAATGGTTTGAGGGCAATTCCGACAACCGCCAACAACGATTGTCGATTGAGTGGGGCGGCCTCTCTTCGACAGATCTTGTGCGGATTGATGCCAATGCCCTGGCGGTTGTTCTTGATCAACTCGTCGAGAATGCGATTCAGCACGGCGCAGATGCTGACAAGATCCGCATGACGATTCGCTGCCCCGGCCCTGAAGACGGCGACAGCTACGCGCTTCAAATTTCCAGTACCGGGTCGGGGGAAGCGGTGGGTCGCGACACTCTCGACGACTGGCTGCTGCCGTTCGTGCGATCGGCTGGCCGGCGCCATGAAACCAATGCTGAAGGGGCGGGGCTTGGCCTTGCGATCGTGAACAAGCTGGTTCAGGCCTGGGGAGGCTCGCTGCAGCTCGATCAGCGCAATGTCACGGCCGAACCTTCCATCACCGTCACATCCGTGACGTTCACCATGCCGTTCACCGCGATGCCGTTGCCTCCAGCAGCTCAGGAAGCCGGAGAAAGAGATCCGGTTTAAGGACATAGTCCTCTGCCCCGTCCGCGAAGGCCTGCCGACGTTTGTCCTCGTCGTTGAGGGCGGTCACGATCACGATCTTTGGAGCCTGGCCTTCCTGCTGGGGCGTGCGGCTCTGCCTCAGATGGCGAAGACAGGTGAGCCCGTCCATGCCAGGCAGCATCACATCGAGAAGGACGAGATCCACCGTCACGTCGGAGTCCGCCATGGCGCTGAGAAAATCTTCCGCTGTCCCGAACGACAGGAAACGGTGCCCCTCATCGCTGATTTCCTCCTGCAACAGTTCACGGATGCGTGGGTTGTCCTCCACCACTGCAACCGTGATCTGCCGTCCCGCTTCTTGCATCAAACCTCCCTTCAGGACAGTTTCAGGGGTTGTCTGGTGGTCAGCATCTCGACGATGCGTCCATCCTGGAAGCGAGCCAGCTGGCGGGCGCGGGCGGCGACCTCATCCTCGTGGGTGACCATCACCAGCGTGATGCCCTGGCGATGCAGGTCGTCGAACAGATCCAGAACCTCAGCGGTGGTGTTGGAGTCGAGAGCGCCGGTGGGTTCGTCCGCCAGAAGCAGGGAAGGACGGTTGATGATTGCGCGAGCGATGGCCACCCGTTGCTGTTGTCCTCCGGAGAGCTGGTTGGGCCGGTTTTCAAGCCGTTGGCCAAGACCGACCCGAATCAGGGCTTCACGGGCTCGATGACGCCGTTCTTCAAGGGGCACTCCGGCATAGATCATCGGCAGCATCACGTTCTCCAGGGCTGACGCCTGGGGAAGCAGATGAAACTGCTGAAATACGAATCCCAGAGAACGGTTGCGCAGATCTGCGAGAGCGTCATCGTCGAGCTGTTCGACAGACACCCCGTTCAGGCGATAGCAACCACTGCTGGGGCGGTCCAGGCAGCCAAGAATGTTCATGGCTGTGCTCTTTCCGGATCCAGAGGCACCCATCACGGCCATGTAGTCCCCCTCTCGAACGATCAGATCCAGCTGATCGAGAGCATTCACGGTGAGATCTCCCTGGCCATAAACCTTGCTGATGCCGCTCAGTTCGGCGACAGCTCGGTTGGCATGGGGCGGCAGGGGATCAGCCAAGACCACTCGAACCACTTGAGGCGATGGCTTGCTGCAGTAGAGGCGTTCCGCTGACTGCAGCATTTGCCCATTGGAACAGCGGGTTGGAGAGGATGCCACCAACCGCCGTCACCACAACGCATCCGATCAGAGCGGTTCGGAGCGGCTGCATGCCCATCAAGGACCAGCGCACTTCGGGGTAGTTCTTGACGACGTCGGACGCCTCCTGAGGCTCCTTTACCACCATCATCTTGATCACAGAGATGTAGTAGTAGATCGAGACCACCGACGTGATCAGACCGACCACAACCAACAGGTACTGGTGATCGGCCCAACCTGCGAAAAAAAGATAGATCTTGCCGAAGAACCCCAACATCGGGGGGATTCCACCGAGGGAGAGCAGGCACAGGCTCAAGCCAAGGGTGATCAATGGATCCTTCTGGTACAGACCTGCATAGTCCGAAATGCGATCACTCCCTGTACGGATCGAGAACAGGATGATGCAGGCGAAGGCTCCCAGATTCATGAACAGGTAGGCGGCCATGTACAGCACCATTGCTGCAAAACCGTCCTCGGTGCCGCAGACCATGCCGATCATCACGAAGCCGGCCTGACCGATGGAGCTGTAAGCCAGCATCCTTTTCATCGAGGTCTGAGCCAGGGCAACAACGTTGCCAAGCGTCATGCTCAGCACTGCAAGAACGGTGAACAACAGCTTCCACTGGCCATCAAACGCACCGAAACAGCCCACCAGAATTCTCAGAGCCAGGGCGAAGCCTGCGGCCTTTGACCCCACGGACAGGAAGGCAACCACCGGCGTCGGTGATCCCTCGTAGACGTCAGGAGTCCACTGGTGGAACGGGACCGCAGCGATCTTGAAAGCGACGGTTGCCAGGACAAACACCAGGGCCAGGGCCGCCAGTGGGGTGGTGCTGGTCTGAAGAGCAACGCCAATGGTTTCCAGGCTGGTGCTGCCGCTGAGGCCATAGAGCAGGGACGAGCCGTAGAGGAAGACCGCTGCTGCAGCTGAGCCCACAAGCAGGTATTTGAGGGCCGCTTCCGAGCTTCTGGCATCCCGTTTCATGTACCCAGAAAGCAGGTAGCTCGCGACCGAAAGGGTCTCCAGTGAGATGAACACACTCACCAGATCGGTGGCGCCACAGAGCAGCATCGCCCCGAGCGTGGCAGCCAGAAGGATGGCGGCATATTCCCCGACGGGCGTACCGCTCTGCTCGGCGTATCGCCAGCTGATCAGCAGTGAAAGAAGAGTGGACAGGGCAATGACGGCCCTGAACGCGACCGCAAGGTTGTCGGCCAGAAAGGCACCCAGAAAGGCGGGCTCCAGTGGCCCATTCCATTGGAGAGCCAGTAGGAGCAACGAGCCACCAAGGCCCAGATAGCAGATCGGGGGAACCCAGCGGGCGGCGACCTGTTCGCCGGCAAGGTCCACCAGCAAGGTGGCGATCATGGCGAACAACACGGCCGCTTCCGGTAGGACCGCCGTGGCATTCAGGGAAAGATTGAGGAGTTCACCTGGGGCACCCATCTCGGGCATGGCAGGCTTCGGATCCAACGTCCTGGTTCATGACTTTAGCCGCGCCGTTCCATTGCGATGGTGATGCAGGGTGCGCTGGTCGATGCGATAAAGAAGGAACAAGGAAGAAGGCCGGCACCTTTGGCGCACACCCTCGTCATCGTTGAAAGCCCCACAAAGGCCCGAACCATCCGCGGCTTTCTGCCAAAGGGGTTCCGGGTTGAGGCGTCGATGGGTCATGTTCGTGATCTGCCCAACAACGCCAGCGAAATCCCAGCGTCTGCCAAGGGACAGAAGTGGGCCAATCTCGGCGTGAACACCGAGGCCGACTTCGAGCCCCTTTACGTGGTGCCGAAGGACAAGAAGAAGATTGTCCGTGAATTGAAGGACGCCCTCAAGGGAGCTGAGCAGCTGCTGCTCGCAACGGACGAGGACCGTGAAGGGGAAAGCATCAGCTGGCACCTGCTGCAGTTGCTGTCTCCCAAGGTTCCGGTGAAGCGGATGGTGTTTCACGAGATCACCAAGGAGGCGATCGGCAAGGCCCTGGATCAGACCCGAGAACTCGACATGGAGCTGGTGCACGCCCAGGAGACCCGACGGATTCTCGATCGTCTGGTGGGTTACACCCTCTCGCCGCTGCTCTGGAAAAAGGTGGCCTGGGGGCTGTCGGCCGGTCGGGTGCAATCGGTTGCCGTCCGCCTTCTGGTTCAGAGGGAGCGGGCCAGACGAGCGTTTCGCAGCGGCAGCTACTGGGATCTCAAGGCGCAGCTTGAGCTGAATGGGAGCGGCTTCGAAGCCAAGCTCACCCATGTGGACGGCCGTCGAATCGCCAATGGCAGCGATTTCGACGAAAGCACCGGCGGCCTCAAGGCCGGGAGTGATGTGCGGCTGCTGAGTGAGCAGGAGGCCCGTGCCCTGGCCGCAACGGTCAGCACCAGTGGCTGGTCGGTGGATGCCGTGGAAGAAAAGCCCACGGTGCGCAAGCCGGTTCCCCCCTTCACCACCAGCACCCTGCAGCAGGAGGCCAATCGCAAGCTCCGGCTTTCAGCGCGCGAAACGATGCGCTGTGCTCAGGGGCTTTATGAGCGTGGCTTCATCACCTACATGCGCACCGATTCGGTGCATCTCTCAGACCAGGCGATCAGTGCTTCCCGCAGTTGCGTTGAAGCTCTCTACGGCAAGGACTATCTGAGCAAGGGGCCACGGCAGTACAGCACCAAAGCGCGCAACGCTCAGGAGGCCCACGAAGCCATTCGTCCGGCAGGGGAGAGCTTTCGCACGCCGGGGGATACCGGTCTTGATGGCCGCGATCTCGCGGTTTACGAGTTGATCTGGAAACGCACGGTGGCCAGCCAGATGGCTGAAGCCCGTCTGACGATGCTCTCCGTCGATTTGAGTGCGTCTGAGGCGGCATTCCGCGCCAGCGGCAAGCGCATTGACTTTCCAGGATTCTTTCGTGCCTACGTCGAGGGCAGCGACGATCCAGATGCGGCCCTTGAAGGGCAGGAAGTGCTGCTGCCAACCCTGGCAGTCGGCGATGCACCGACGCCGAAACAGGTGGAGCCGCTTGGACACCAAACGCAGCCGCCGGCCCGCTTCAGCGAGGCCTCGCTGGTGAAAATGCTCGAGAAGGAAGGAATCGGGCGTCCTTCCACGTATGCCTCCATCATCGGCACGATTGTCGATCGCGGTTATTCCACCCTGCAGGGCAATGCGCTGACCCCGAGTTTCACCGCCTTTGCCGTCACCGCCCTGCTCGAGGAACACTTCCCCGATCTTGTCGACACCAGCTTCACCGCCCGGATGGAGACCACCCTCGATGAGATCTCTCACGGCAAGGTGCAGTGGCTTCCCTATCTGGAGGGCTTCTTCAAGGGCAATGAAGGCCTCGAGAATCAAGTGCAGCTCAAGGAAGGCGACATTGACCCCGGCGCGTCACGCACCATCGATCTCGAAGGTTTAACGAGCGTTGTCCGCATCGGTCGTTTCGGTGCCTACCTGGAAGCGAAGCGGGTCAGTGATGACGGAGAGGAGGAACTGATCAAGGCCACGCTTCCCCGCGAGATCACTCCAGCAGAGCTGGATGAAGAGCAGGCGGAGTTGATCCTGAAACACAAGGCGGATGGGCCTGAAGCCCTTGGTGAGGACCCAGAAACCGGAGATCTGATTTATCTGCTGTTCGGCCAGTACGGCCCCTATGTCCAGCGTGGTCAGGTCAGTGATGAGAATCCAAAGCCGAAGCGGGCGTCCCTGCCCAAGGGTGTGAAGCCGGAGGACCTGACCCTTGAGGATTCACTTGGACTGCTGAGGCTCCCCCGCCTTCTCGGTGAACATCCCGATGGTGGCCGTGTGCAGGCGGGCCTCGGACGTTTCGGCCCCTACGTGGTTTGGGACAAGGGCAAGGGCGACAAGGACTATCGCTCCCTCAAAGGTGAGGATGATGTGCTCGCCATCGGTCTCAGTCGTTCCCTCGAGCTGCTGGCCATGCCGAAGCGAGGCCGGGGCGGCAGAACGGCCCTCAAGGATCTCGGCAAACCAGAGGGCAGCGAGGAGACCATTCAGGTGTATGACGGCCCTTACGGGATGTATGTGAAGCAGGGCAAGGTCAATGCCTCTCTCCCGGAAGGGAAGACGGCGGATGACATCAGCCTTGAAGAGGCCGTTGAGTTGCTCAGTGCCAAGGCGGCCTCGAAAAAAGGCAGTTCTCGGAAGGCGTCCTCGGCAACGAAGAAGCCAGCTGGACGCAAGCCTGCGGCGAAAAAGGAGGCTGAAGCGCAGCCCAAGACCCGCAAGCTCCCTGGGACCACGAAATCGGGTAAACCCAGAGCTGGGGCGGTGAGGGTGATCAGGCCTGCGGACAGCTGATGCGGAACTTGCTGCGGCTGATCCTGCCGCTGCTGATGCTGCAGGGTTGTGCCGGCAATCCGGTGGCTCAGCAGTTGCAGCGCAGTTTCGATCAGCCTGCGCTGAAGGCCCCAGGTCAAGATCAGCAAAAGACACGGGAATCGAAACCGACGTCGGAGACCAAGCCTTCCGCTTCTGCTGATGCTCAACCAGTGGACGCCACAACTCAGAAGGATCGTTCAGACGGCCCCAAGCCCAAGGCTGATCAGGCCAGGAACGACAAGGCGAAGGGCAACGGTGTGAAGGGCAACGGTGCGAAGGGCAGCGATGAGACGGAGAACGTTGGGATGGAAAACGATGGGGTTGGGAACGATGGTGAGGACAAGGATGAGGAGGGCAAAAGTGAGGAGGGCAAGAGTGAGGAGCTGAAAGCTGGGGAGCTGCCACCCTCGGATCTGCCTCAGGAGCCTTACCGGATCACCATTCGCTTGTCAGCAGCTGATCCGGCCTCGCCGGCTGAGGCTGTCACCCGAGTCCTTCGACAGGCAGGTGTTCCCTTCGCCGTCGAGCGGATCGAGCGGGTTGAGCCATGAGTCATGAGCCTGCACCCCTCAGTCGCCAGCAAGCTCTGCGGCTTGTTGAAGGGGCTTACCTCGCCGCCACCACTGGTTTGATCTGGCTGGCGCTTTATTACCTGCCGGTTGGCGGAGCCCTTTTCCGCCTGTCTCTGCCATTGCCGCTGGCTTTGCTTCAGCTCCGCCGAGGCGGCCGGGCAGGTGTGGAAGCTCTGCTGCTCGCTGTGCTGCTGCTGACGGCACTGATGGGTCCGGTTCGAGGCCCACTTCTGCTGTTCCCCTATGGATTGCTGTCGTTGTGGTTGGGTTGGAGCTGGATCAAGAAGCTCAGCTGGTGGATCAGTTGGGGTGTCGGGATTGTTCTGGGCACGTTCGGTTTTCTGGTGCGACTCGTTGTGCTCTCGTTGCTGGTGGGTGAGAACCTCTGGGTGTTGATCACCCGTGCCGGTGCCGGACTCCTGGACCGCTTCGTCTCCCTGCTCAATCTCCCCGTCTCGCCGGATCTCTTCGAAGTTCAGCTGATGGCTCTGGCTCTTGTGGTTGTGCAGGAGGTTGTCTACGTGCTGTCACTCCACGCTCTGGCGTACTGGATCTTTCCCCGTCTGGGTTCCTCTCTGCCGAGACCGCCAAAGTTGCTGCAGGGCCTTGTTGCGCTTGATCCACTCTGATTTCATCGATCTCCCCAAGGGATGTCATTGGGTTGGAAGCATGCCCGCAACAGCCGGACTCGCCGCCTGCCTGGAGCGCTGGCAACAGCCTGGGTTGAATGTTGATCTGCTGCTGCTTCTGGCGGCTACGCAGACGGCGGAACAAGATGGAATTTCAGCCGCCGGGGCGACGGCAGCATCCCGGCGCCTGACGGCACTGGCGGATGCGGAACTCCTGCTTCGGGGGACAGAGGCCAGTCGTCGCTGGGCGTTGCCGCCTCTTCCGGCTGGGGTGTCCCCCGCACTTCTCAGTCGTGTGGCCGTCGAGAGCCTTCATCTCAAGCCCCAGGTGGTTGCCCTTGGCCTTCACCATTCACCGGACTTCCCGCACCTCCGGCTGGAATCCGTCAGCCAGGGACCATCTGCCTGCCTGTCAGGAGGTCAGGCGATGTCGCCGGATCGTGTGGAGACGCTCTGGAACCAGGGGGAACGGCTTGGACGACGACTGCGTCGTCCGCTAGTGCTGGCCGAGTGCGTTCCAGGGGGCACCACAACGGCGTTGGCAGTTCTCACCGCTCTTGGACTGCAGGCTGGAGATCTGGTCAGCGGCAGTGCCAGACAACCGCCACAGGCTCTCAAGCAGCAGCTGGTGGCGACCGGACTGCAACGGGCCCAGCTGCCGCACGA
Coding sequences within:
- a CDS encoding M23 family metallopeptidase, whose amino-acid sequence is MLRWLSLTWLLAVPLAPIEPGHSQLQPAQPPERFDDRLKDLEVQQPKSLGLTPQDLDKLEDERVITPQERDLNGRDALVRPVDVPAVQRACQEGALSQKECSSGVVRQVRPGRRNPRVEVEGMAGTQPSPGDGPSTPTTSPLTVPVSALIGADNRFRLQSVFSVTPRPLPKLGNGDRKLLFPVVGEAFTSSGFGWRLHPVVGTWLMHAGRDFAAPEGAPVVASLSGKVVSSGLAGGYGITVVLEHNNPKRRTLYGHLSEIYVKAGQTVQQGEVIGRVGSTGLSTGPHLHFELRRPQGDGWVAIDPQDLDMSPLIDTMTAQGDDPVSILMAQLLRSLERPGDVRTTPPAG
- a CDS encoding PspA/IM30 family protein, giving the protein MGFFDRLSRLVRANANAAVSSMEDPAKILDQSVADMQSDLVKLRQAVALAIASQKRLRNQAEQAESQSKTWYERAELALKKGEEDLAREALTRRKTFQETATSLTAQVQAQDGQVETLKKSLVSLEGKIAQAKTKKDMLKARAEAAKAQQQLQSAVGNIGTDSAMAAFERMEDKVEQMEATGQAAAELAGADLESQFAALEGGSDVDNELDALRQQLKGGPEAVALPAAESSEEVKAVKVEEVDADLEDLKRSIDKL
- a CDS encoding aminotransferase class I/II-fold pyridoxal phosphate-dependent enzyme; the encoded protein is MRISNRLEALGNGVFARTDEHKRLYRRSAQHGIVPELIDLSLGSSDLPPPAQVLQAMAESIHRPDTSSYCLHAGTAPFRQAVAAWCQRRFDVAVDPERQVQLLIGSQEGTAHLPLAILNPGDQALMLDPSYPSHRGGLVLAGAEVNSLRLDHDTSWLPQLDRLPLSTWERIKLFVLGYPHNPTARVGNQALLDQIMALGCRHDVVIANDNPYVDLALEGQAPTLLHSPGWRERGIEFFSLSKGWCLGGFRLAFAVGAEPLISALRQLKGVVDFNQSLALQEGAICALEACPQWPEQLRDTYRERRDGVISSFLAQGWRAPMPEVGMYVWMPLPARAVELGWSDERCASELLERSGVALTPGSGFGAGGSGWLRMALVRPLTELRQAVTRLVDAHDALA
- a CDS encoding PAS domain S-box protein, with translation MSQSWSVEAIGRLREQQDLPFVRADSNGLVMEVNQRFRDIYGWSDADLLGQSLGLILPPSFRDSHHAGFARFKLTEVSRVLNHPLKLATYCADGRAIESEHFIVAEKHGDGSWSFAATLRPLS
- a CDS encoding biotin--[acetyl-CoA-carboxylase] ligase; the protein is MHWPEPGSGGGRLMAAYRQLAGPEAEPWLVRRVPVCASTEPLLARWLQRSAGLDRPFAIVARHQRKATGQRGRVWLAPPGGLWVSAALPWEGRPAASAGLLGLSVVAAMAECLEQRGLPVRIKWPNDLLVEGRKLAGVLPRLVHRGSRLRQVRIGFGMNVANPVPPEGIALKRLLGPAHHGVERWGAELLLAFDRCMRRASDGSWCLAEIEQRLWSDRISDPKDNRIWMIEGLAPDGALRLRHGTKTCSWRRWP
- the trxA gene encoding thioredoxin, whose amino-acid sequence is MAGAVSDFTDSGFDQEVLKASGTVLVDFWASWCGPCRLMAPLMDWAAETYGDRLSVGKLEVDGNPTTRDQYQVQGIPTLMLFRDGEELARHEGAIAKPQLQAFLDAHL
- a CDS encoding response regulator transcription factor, producing MASELQPRLRVLVVDDEAKLTELLRLELDVEGYDVDIASDGAGGLIRSRTEPVPDLIILDWNLPDFSGIDICQRIRAGGVTTPILMLTGHDEITDRVKALDAGVDDYLIKPFSIDELMARLRAMRRRAESFSAASGPDGQPERLQVADLVMDTRTRDVSRDGRTIHLSVKEYELLNFLMRGAGRVLERSEIMSGVWGENFYGDDNLLDVYIRYLRQKIENKTTTPLIHTIRGVGFILREESS